catgCTTGTGAATATATTATGAGTTAGgacctattttataccttaATCTTCAActagaacatatatatatatatatatttagttagtaTGCGCCTAGTTCCACCAGGTGTGCACCTCACCTTATGCCTTGCACCTCAGGCTCCAACATTCTTGTGCGCCTTAGTGTGCCTTGGCCCTTTAGTAACACTTTTGTCACTCACACCTGAAATTTGTGGGAAGATGGGCACTGGATGGAATAGAATGACTGTATGTAACAGtagttcttcatcttctttcattTCTATCTCCCATACAACATGACCAAGGGCCTTCCTGTTTTATGTACTTAATCGTGTTATAAATGAAGTTATGAATGTGTATAGATACACAGATTGATAACTGTGAAGCGTTTGCTAGTCTATGCAGGTAGTAATTGAAATTCATTGTACTGGAAACTGTTTGGATTCCCCTGACTTGATGAACCTCAATCTAAGGAGATTGGATTCACAAGCTTTGATGAATAATCATCCACAACTTAGTAAAAATTGAATATGCTAAAAACTATGGTTTGGTTGAAATCCACACTATTCATGAAACAAAATGTTTACAGGATTTTTATCCTACGCTAGAAGTTTACTTCTACTACTTTAACAGGTGGTGCCCTCTGGTTTTATTCTTTTCAGAACTTCCTCTTCAGTCACCCCTCTGGATTTAACAGGACTCTTGTTTTGGTTCCTGGTGTGGTTTTCCCCTCCTAGGTCAATTGGCTGTTGTTCCTTGGCCTCTTGTTAAGTCTTATCCAATGTTATGTTCTATGTTGGGTGTTAAAATCCATGAATCCTTCAATCCATTAATACTAAGAACCTCAAACAAGCACGAAGGTATAAGAACATGGGATGAGAAAAATTCTGTAATCTGCATATTCATGAATTCCTCGAAGCCTCTTTCAACAACAATGCACATAGAGAGAATTCTGAAGTGGGGAAGATTTCTTAATTAGATTGCCTTTTTGTTTCAGATTTGGATGGTAATTAACAAGGAATCCATCATTTTTTATTCCATAAATAACTAGGCATGAATTCCCATAAAGATTCCATTCATTTTCTGTCCAGTTCACTGGTGACTATGGCCACGCTTTTCCCTATGGTAAAGATGTGTTTGCTACTGCCTTTCTACCACGGGTATAAGCAATACTATGCCAAAAGTATGGCATCTGCTGGACTGGGACCTCTTGGAATGTATCAGCTCACCATGGGAACAGCTGCGCAGTTTTGGTACACAGTTAATATAATGGGGCTACTGGAATTTCTGCTCATGTGCTTTGTAATTCAAGGCATGCCATGGGTATGGTTGCTATTGAAATACATTGTAAATGTAACACCCGAATATTTATAAAGAGACAAATAAGAGGGAAAGCAAAATCCAAGAGGAAATAGGATTTCTAAAGCCACTGTAGATTGGAATTgagttcaaattctaaatgGAGATTGAGATAAAGAGGGATTATCATAGTTGTGGAGGGATTTAAATGGGGCTGGaattttgtattaaacttgatttagtctgggataaataaagaaaaattgtaaTAATATGGACATTAGCACtggaagagaatttgagagggattagGATTAGGTTTAGTTATTatggaattgaaaataaaagaaaaaactgaATCCAAAACCAAAAGGGATTTGGATAAAACCTAAGGGGCTTATAAATACAAGCTTAGGGGAGGATTAAATCATTAAACTTTGAGATATGAGAATTAATGAGAAACAATGTTGCTGGATAATGTTATTCTTGCACTagtatgttttaaaaattattcttgtgCTTTATTGAAAAGTTGTTTTAACATGATATatgttttcaattatgttaCTTGATATACAAGAActattaatttgaaaataaattgagaacgGTGATTTATcaaatcattttgaaaatattactgATGGTGTTAGCATGTTGTTTTAAACTGTTGTGAAACCATTGGGAGAAGTCCAAGGGTTACTCTGGTTGGTCATTATTGATGGTGCCATTTTAGTTTCTCAACCGGAGGAGATGGTTTGATATATTTCAATTGCACTCCATCGGGTACTTGGGGGTCTCTAGAAGTTACGGGGTCCTCTTGTACATTGATTGGATCTAGGGCTTTACTGCATTGAGATATCTAATGAGGTTGAATTGATTGTGGAATATTATTGTGGTTCCCTTGGTTAACTGATGTTTTGTACATTGTGGAAAATGTGATTTGACTATATTGATGATACTTGTTGCATGGGGAATACTGGCAAatctttgaattgaaatttgctttattatatacatatgaaATTCTCTATTTTGATATTGATATATTATGTGAGGTGACCTTCACTAGACTTTAAGCTCACCAATCTTCCTAACATATTTTTTAGGTGAGCAAGATTAAGGGGCTAGGATTATCATTGGACCCAATTTTTgggatatttaatttttagttatgtAAATATGGAAGGATTTTAAGTTTCGTGAACTTTGAGTCTTGGCTTAGGGTTCATGGCTAGTTACACAACCCGTGGAGGGGGTGTAGTAAGGCTGACCAAGAACCTTGCAATTTTTTCCTTGGTCATCTTGGCATAAACCTAAGTAGACTACAAGCGCGGCAGCTACAAGCCTTATACCTAGGTTGGCTAAAATGTTTGTCATATGCATTCCATTAGAATAAATTACATCCATTATAGCTTGCGCCTCTCACATTTTAGAAATTACATTGACTTCCCTCCATTAAACAGACATTAGAAATCTGTGTAAGTATATAAAACATCAAAGGTACCATGTGTAAAGCAAATATAATGGCAGGAGGTAATCTGATACAACTTTTGAACAGTAGAGGTAATCAGTGTAATTTCTAAAACATAAAGAATATTCCCTATATTTATACCAAACCTCATGGGTGCATGGTGTATTTTACCCATTGCATTAAACAGGGATCTGCCAATACTCTTCCAATTCATTTCATTGTCATTGTGGTTATGTTTCCTTCAGtcttttcttattaatttgtaGGATGTCTTCCAATTTACAGTGGTTAAAACTGTTGTTGATTCAAAGTCTGTTTGAATCCATTCATTAATACAAAACTCTATTTATTCCAACACAGGCAAGGTTGTCCTGAATTAATACCATTCTAGTTTTTCTTGTTAGAGTCTTTTGTAGGTAGGAAGCAAGATTGTAGTTGTAAAAGAAGTAGTATTTTAGTGCTTGCAGCACTACGTTGTAGCTTCTGAGGATTTTTGTGCACTAGCAGTGGTGGGATTTACCCGGACCTGGTGATGTCCTTTTGTCTCTCTATTTAAACACACAACAAACTGCACTTGGATGAGCTGTTGTTTATTGTCCAAAGCTTAACAAGTCTATAAGTAGGAGCTTTCTGACTCCATTAAAAGCCACAGATTATCTTTCTCAAGGCTTTGATTCTCCATAGCCCTTCTTTCTCTCCATGTCTGTCTAAATGTCTCACCATCTCAATGGTTAAGTATTTGTGTTCATGTGTGGCCTTGTGCTTGAACAATTCTTAAAGAAATTAAGGTAGTTTTCTGAAAGATTATTTATTGTTCTAGTGCCATCTTGATATCCATGCCACTAAGGGTTAAAGTTGtggtcttttcttttgtttacaATCTTCAAAATTgctcatttttgaattttttgtgaaGTGTTAGTGGAAGAAGCTTGCAAAAGATGATGCTATACTCCCTGCATACATGACACTCTGAGACTGCATTCAACATATTTGTGTTTGTATCCTTCCTTGTACATATTCAACACATCTACAAATCTCCAAGATCAGATCCTTTCAATGTCCTTCTGATGTCAAATTTGTCTTTGCTTTGTAGTCTATATGCATTGCTGAAAATTAACCAGTGGTTTTCaggtttatttattttttcactgtCCTAAATCATTTGGATTGGTgccttttgttttaatttgtaCTTATTTCCCCTTCACTGACCATACTTGCCTGAAGAAGCCTAAAACTCAATTCTGTGGAGTGGCGTTTGGTTGAATTTCACTAGTTACCCTTACACATGTCACCAtatcctattttcttttttgttttttatcctTTTCCGATGCTGGGCATGTGATATATTGGATAATGTGAATGGTAATTGTGGCATTTTATTAGTACATTAGAAACATGATTTTCTCATTTGGCCTTCTATTGTCCATTTAGCCTGTTCAACTTTGTTTGTTTAGCCCATTTTACTGGTGCCCTAATGCGCATAGCTGAGCCATCTTCATTGACTTTCCCTGTTTCATCTTGAGCACATACAATTTGAAACTTTTTAGTAATATGTCGTTGCTAATTTACCTGTATTTAGTTATGTTGCTTTCTGCAATATGTCTTCATGGGTTTTCTATTACTAATCCCAATAATgacaattttctttttgaaaatcagAGATGCCGGTGGACAAGAAAACTAAAGACCAGAATGACATCATTCAGCATCTTCCTGAAGAGCTGATCGGTAACATCCTCTCAAGGATTCCTGCTGAAATGCTTCATAAATCTGTCAGGTTCGTGTGCAAGCGTTGGGCTTATATAATTTGTAATCCCCATTTTGTTGAAGAACATTTTCGGCAAGCAAAATCAGGCCTTTTGCTTGAGAGCATCTCTTCTGTTGGGCGCTCTAATTTCCTTGAGTTAAGAGATGGCCTGATCCAATTGACTGAGATAAGGCATGACCATCAACTAAGAGTAGTAGGCAGTTGCGATGGTGTAGCTCTACTTATTGACCTTGTCAACTTTTCAACGTTATATGTTGCAAATCCTGTTACCAAGGAGGTGGCAATGCTCCCTTCTCTTGAGGTGCCCATGTTTCCTCTGCACTGTAGTAACCTTATTGTTCGTGTTCCTTCTACTGGGGTATACAAAGTGGTGCATGCGTGTTTCTGTTCAAGGAAATGTCATTGGCTCGTGTTTACAGTTGGTACTGATAATGCATGGAGAATGTTCAATTGTCAGCAGACATTTAATAGTAAAGATGTAGACATGGACAAATTTCCAGTTCCTGTTGGACAGATGATTTATTGGACTGGCTTTGATTTTCAAGTGGATGGAATCACTTATTTTCTGGGGATGGAGATGAATGATGAAACAACTCACAAGGTCCCCTTTCCAAAAACATCTCGAGAACCACATGCTTACCTGAGAATGGGAGATTATCTTGCTAGCTTTTCAACCACTTCGGCGGATATGAAGTTTGAGATATGCGTGTTGAAAGACTGGCGCCGGGGAGAATGGGCTCGTGTCTATCAGGTTCATATGGATATTGATAGAGAGCCTTTTCCTTGCCCATTTGTGTATTTCCCTGTGATCTGGCTTAATAACGAGGAAGTACTTGTTTTTGAGGGCTTGACAATGGACAgccatttttatttcttctgtGATGTGAAGAGCGGtgagacaagatttatgaaTCTGGGCTCCTCCGACTGTTTCGCCGTTTATCTTCACACCAACACACTTCTTTCCTGGGAGACGCCGAAATAGTGCTTATGTCCCGCCCCCTTTTTCCAGCTTTCATGAACAGTTACCGATGGTTTTCAGCCGTGTCATACTATTATGGCAGAGAAGTTCATCTCCCCCTTGTTTCTCTTTTCAGAATGCGCAAACAATAGCCGTTGGGTTTTGGTTTTGGCTTGCATTTGATATTGAAAACTATGCTGCCTTCTGAAAGCCATGGTTTGGCAACCAAACTGGGTTGTGCGATATTGTGATTTTGTTGGTGAAACTTTGCTGATGAAATAAATGTTTTTGGAGGCTGGATTTCATGGTGGCAATCATTGGCTTTATTTGTTTGCTTTGACAATTTCATAGGggcaacattttgttgtttaagttgGCTTTATCTGTCTGAATCTCATCTGTTTCGTAATTTTGTTTCTCATGTCACCATGCCTGTTTTGGTTTTTCTCAGAGTTGAAGGGTTTTATATGACTCTTGTTTGGGAGAAAATTGCTCTGTAGCCGACTGAAACCTGGGTAAGCTTCATCTATTCCTCAGCTTGAAATACAAGGTTTGATCGTGCATATAATGTTACTTTGTGGATcctcttttttattatataaacatCTACTTTACACGTCTATAGATATATCATATAGTATTCTATTCTAATAAGATTGGTAAGTTTTATTGTTTATTGGTTAAATAATAGAGATGCctcttaaataaaattgataaatataGAGATCGAATAAAACTAAAGATGTCAAAAAGGTTGCGTCGGCTTGCACTATGTGAGCTTGAGCTTGGTACACTCaataggcttttttttttttttttttttggtttttttatttcatgatttgaaaaatacataaatcataCTGAAAATGGCCTATTTGACTCTTGAccttttcaaataattttacttcAGGGGTGAAtctagataaaaataaaaataaaaataaaaaaaaccagcATTTTAGAGTTAAGATGAGTCATTTTGAAAAGGTTAAGGGtgaatttaagttaaaaaaaaaaaaaaaatcaagtgtaaattaactaaaattgaCCAATTTGACCCTTTTTCCTAAatcataaagaaaaaataacatatatgtatacacaaaaataagtttgtaatttaaataaacaaaatttataaaaatttaatttgtcttgtacacaatttataaaaattatttcattttaaaaaaaaaattactgtaGCTAAAAATAAGTTGGGGAAGTTTGACAGGGTGGGAATTGGATTGGGTTCGTTAGGGCTTGTGCCAAGTTAGACATTGTAGCCTTATCCAATTAACTTCTTTATGTGTGATAATAATAGTTTTTACTTATGATTAAAtatacttgaaatttttttatcattgacGCTTGGGAACATTGTGGGTAAGGTGACATGAACTGTCCACTCTACCGCTGGTTACAGTATTATTTTCCTGGACGTAATTTTACACGTGCTGCAAACTTAAAGCTGTAGAATATCCGAAGGCCACTTGGAATTAATTTCTATTGTGTTTGTGAAAAACGTGTGCTTTTGATAAGGGATTCAATAGAAAAACGTGTGCTTTCCCATATGTCAAGCGGATTCATATTATAATAAGAAAGGGATTCAGAAACTCACTTGATAATGGTAGTTTTGAGTTGAATTGACTcattaactcaaaaaaaaataaaattaatcgataattaaaaaaattaaacttaaattatataaattaaattgaattaataaattgaagaaacgtaaaaaaattaaaaaaaactaaaataatcaatagaaaatgcacaaaactaaagaaaatgacatctttttataaatattaaaataatatcgttattaaaatgatattattttaaaattcaatcagtttagttatttcaaaccaaaaaattcaacttttaaaaaaaattaattgaatcgaattgatgcaaaaaaaaaaaatcgaatcaaattgaCAAGTTTGGTCAGTttagtttgatttgatttagtTAATTCAGATAAACTAACTTTTTGATCtctcatatataataatgtaaacAAAAATAAGACTTATAATACATGATGTTTATTCATAGAAATAAGCAATTGTGCGTACATGTTAATATTACATCATAacaaagatttaaaataatattgtttaaaaatttaaatattgaatgttgatattttgtattttataaattaaatgtcatattttttaattattgagagatTTTTCATGTATTAAGCCtatgagtaaataaaataaaactagtaATGGGCATCTTTTCATTCCACTGTACAcattatgtttaaattcaagGAATAGAATCAACAGGCAGCACTATTAACGACAATTAATTCTCATTAAAAAATCCAATTTTACCAAATGTAAATGGGCAcaattaatcttatttatatatttattttgataaatttttaaacataacttgtatctatattttatttttgtacttattcttatttaaataaagtaaatacaatttttatttaaattatcaaacataattctttaaatttttgtcttttttttttcaattaatacaattttgtattaaattttcaaacaccATATTCATGCTTCTAATTTTAATTCGattccataatttaaaaataaattagagactaatttatttatgtgaCTAAAGATTAATTAGATTTGATTAACTAATGAATTGATTGGTTTTCACATTTTGTGttgaataaattgagattttttcttaattacaCTTATGTCGACGTTCAAAATCAGTCGACCATGATTCATAGGTCCGCAATGAGAAAATTAGCCCAAATGCAAGAAAAAATGATTAAGTAAAAGCAAAGACAAGAGAATtgtcgacgttcggaattggtcAACTATGATTCGTCGGCCCACACTGGTATAATGAATtcaagagggagaaaatggaTTATTTGGTTCGATTTGTTGACCCGCCGGCTAGTCCTTGCAATatactccgatgctcaagtaagtGAACAAGTAAGTAAAATTGCAGAGTATCAATAAGTTGGCCGGGAAAAGTATACCATGGCTCTTAAAAGAGTTGGCTGATATATAAGAAGAGATGAGATGTCCTCCAATCTATGTTGTATGTCTGTAAGTGGTGGGACAGAATATCCAGCACTGGCGGAAACGCCGATGCAGCAGCAAGATgccgacgggaccctcattaatgtggatgtgatccgtcattaatgaggatggaatCTAAGGTGAATGCGTAGAAATCCAGATGCGACTATAATAATGTTGTTGCAAGAGGCCATGATGGGACTGTCGTGGGCCGATCAAATAGGCCAAGAGGGTAGGGCCAAGTTAGGCCTAAATGGCCCAACTGGGACGACCCATAGCCCATAAATATTCTCCTGTATATAACCCTTTCGTTATGCAAGCTGATCGGCTAGGCCGACGAATTGCAAGAGTTTGCTAGGAGCTTGCTCAAAGTGCAGTTGGGGGCTCGCTCGAATAGGCCAGCGAGCTAGAGGCATTCTTGAGAGTTCGCTTGGCCCTGCGATCCGAGCTTAGACTCCAGCAATGTGTGAGCTCGCTTCGGCGAACCCAGCTCGAGGTCTACTATATCTTATGCGATTGGGTCGGCCTGCTACTTTGAGCCCAACCCGTAAAGAGTAGAAcaagaaatacccataacatgAATTTTACATGGTTTGGTCAGAACGATACCTACTCAACAACTGTTCTTTAGGTATTCCGGTAGAGTAACAGTATGTAATTATTCTTGTTGTTCTCACATTTACAATGGTATTATTGACCCCTATTTATTGTGAACGgtatttacaattacataaaatacaaaagtatagAGATATTATCATGGGGGACAAAATATCCTTATCATCTctataaaatcgggagtggggCTCTGTATTACCAGGGATCCCGTTTGCATcagataaagtaggtgggtcTTTGCCTCCAGTTATTTAGTAGTaatgttgttatgcgagctgaatagTTTGATCGGCGAGCTGACAGATTAAGGCAGCTAGCTTGAAGCATTACTGGGAGCTCGTTGAGTATATTGCTAAGAGCTCGCTAGAAGTCTTGCCGGGAGTTTGTTTAGTTCCACGATCTAAACTCGAATTTTAGCGATATATGACTTTGCCTGACGAGCTCAACTAGGCTTATAAGGGCTTTAGGTGATTGGGTCAACCTTTTGAATTGAGTCTAACCCATAAAAAGttgtatagaaaatatgtataacaacttattagttacattttttcattttttgtctcTTAAATCATTATTTGAtgccatttttttctatttaaaggtaagtttagtaattttatttttaattaatttgttataatagaattatgtgtaattatttaaaattaattaaaatgttgtAGTCATTTCCTTTTTTCGACAtacaaatttagtttttatgacaaaaaaatgacattaatagagattttcaattaaaaataaaattacatataaataaaggGCTCAgaggtgtaaaaaaaaaaaaatacaaattttattttgtaacgAAATGTCATTTTTCACCAAAAACGCCAAACTACGTGGGTCCAAACGGTCAAAGCCTCGTAAAGGTCATCTACCCAATTTCCTTTCTGTTGCCCAATTCAAGCGAACAAGCGAGCTGGCAAAACCATCTTATCCAAATCCTTGTGGGCTAAGTACACGTGTCCGTAGAAAGATTTGCCACGTGAGTTAAAAAAACTCAAACCCTCGAAAGTTCCGAGGTGCCCGAAGCACTTTCAGGAGAAACGAGATTGGAGTTCGGGGCTGCCTGTCTGTTATGCCGACATCGACGCCATCCTATACGGCGCCGTTTCGGCAGGCGGTTGCCGACAATAACTTTTGACATTATAAAtagcaagaaaaaaaagaagaagacaaattatcgaatttattaatttttttctttttttttttgtctaactAAGTATATTTTgtacatatttaaaaattttcaatttggaGAGTACACGTCTTGTAATTGAATatatgaatatttaattatctttaataaattaaattgatgagttgaataaataagtaaaatgcACAATAAAATATAGTAGTCgaccttaaggaagaaaattaggttgcgttctttttactgttttcaagttatttttagtttttagttttctaaaataatgaaaacgtgttctctttactgtttttaaaaatgtatttttgaaaacaaaaaaaaattataaagaaaactcaaaacaacaaaaaattgttttgagtgttttcatccaaaacaaactctaaattcaaaatacatctatttatttatttattcatattttattattataatagaaaaaaatattataaaatttattaactttaaaatatatatatatttttaataatatattaacattaaatatttataatttacttaataatcaaatttattgaataaaatatcattaaaaaaatatttttaaaatttcaaaaagaacgcattttttaattttctgttttaaaaaataatttttcaaaatgacaaagagaacgcgttttcaattttctaaaaatagattattaaaatagaaaattaaaaatgaattcaaaattcaaaattaaaaattaaaaaataaaaagatcatAGTCTTAAGATTTGAATGATTTGATTAGTTAGGGGCGAATAAGAACCATACTATTTAAattcagatttatttatttattttttattattaaaacgaACCTTAACTCACACATTGTTCCAATTTTCCCTTTTGCCAAACAGATAGGATCCAAGTCGTCAATGGCAAACTTTCGCCACAATTAAATATTGCGCTTCGTTTACACGTTTCCAAGCAAATTGGTTCGAATTGAAccgagaaaaacaaaaaaaatcagagaAATTAGGGTAGGGTTTGAAAATTAATCccaatgtgtatatatagaagTTGATTCAGTCACGCATGTGAGTGACTGTAATTGCGTGTATTTTCTCGAGAAAGTAGCGGATGGGAAAAGTTGAATGGGAAAATTTTTCACCCACTGGAAGTGAAAACGTGTTGAGATTGAACTCTCGAATAAAGCAAAGCAAATCAAATGGGAACATCGGCAACGCAAAAGCAAAAATACtttttgaaaaatggaaaaaaacaaACTGAGCCGATGAATCCACCAAAATCCACCTCTTCTGTATAAATACGATTGGATCGTTACTCTCTCTCTTCCTAATCCAAAACCCCTAAAATCTCTCGCCAAACCCCTCCGTTTTCACAGAGAGAGAAAATCCAGGGAACGGGAGTGGAGACCGGGAAAACTTTCTTGCAAAGTCATTGAATTCAACTATGTTCGGCGATCGTAGAAATGATGATGGCTGGCCGATGATGGGCGGCGATTCTTCGGCGGCGGCAGCGGCTGCGATGCCGGCGGCGGCGTGGACGAGGTTCGAGGATAAGTTGTTCGAGCATGCGCTGGTGGTGTACCCGGAGGAGACGGCCGACCGGTGGGAGAGGATCGCGGATCGGCTGCCGGGGAAGTCGCCGGAGGAGGTGAGGGCGCACTACGAGGCGCTGGTTCACGACGTGGTCGAGATCGATTCCGGCCGGGTCGAGTTGCCGTGTTACTCCAATGAGTCTGCCGGGTGGGAGACCGAGTCCAGGCCGAGTCAGATCTCGTTTGGGTCGGCGGCAGGCAGGCCCAAGCAGGGCGACGTCGAGAGGAAGAAAGGTACTCCTTGGACGGAAGAAGAGCACAGGtttgtttccatttttctcGGATACCAAACAGAGAATTTCTTCAAGGATTGGTTGTTCTGTAGTTTCCCTTCTTGTTCATTAGGAATCCCATAAATCATGTGTCTTTTCTGGATGATGtgaatatttgttgttttttcaCTTTTCATTTTCTGGGTTCTTTTGCTTATTTGCTTGGCTGCACCTATTCATTTTATGTTCTTCGGAATTATTTCAGTGTTTTCTAGAGGACCAAACTTAGCATCTGGTTCTGTATTGGAGCTTCCCAATTGAATTATATGTAGAGTTGGATGACACCATTTGCTGTTTGGCGttgtatttaagaaaaaatttaaggtTGTTTTCTTGGTGGGTACTCTGTTTGGTTGTTGAGAAAACAGAGGAACtgacttatttataaagaaaaaacaaaataagaagtTTGGTCAGTATCAGAAATAATAGGATCATAGATTTATTATTGCGATTGATTGAAAGGCTTGGAATCTGTATATGACTAATGAGGAGAACCTTGAAAGTGAAGATTACAACGCTTGTTTCCAAAGTAAAAGAACGCCGTTACAGTGTATATTTTTCTTAAGAGAAAGAATGTTGCAGAATTCAACAGTTTCCCCAGAAAATTTCGTTGCTCTAATGTAGAGTAACTGGAGTAAGAAAAAGGGTACCTTTTTAGCATTGAATCACTTTGGAAACAGAACTTTTGTGCTCATTGCACAAGATCAAATCATATGCTCCCAACAATGTGATCCTAAAACCCAGGGCAGTGCTTTTGGTAGGCTTTATACAACAATCTCAAGCTTAAATTTCGCTTGATGGGGGTCggttatatgaattctagacctccatGCGTCTCTATTCATGTCCGCATCATTTATAAGATTATTATATTCTCTGTCATGTCTTTTTGGTAGGCTTTATATGAGGTAAAattagattttgaaaatattggaCTTTCTCATCCACAAGAAAGTAAAGGTGTACTAAGTTGCTAGGACTAGTAATCCAATACTTACTTCGACTTCAAGAtatggttttcaaaaattgacttCATTTGCTACTCATTACAGGTTGTTTCTGATAGGTCTGAAGACTTATGGTAAAGGTGACTGGAGGAGTATTTCAAGAAATGTGGTGGTAACCAGGACGCCTACACAAGTGGCTAGCCACGCTCAGAAGTACTATCTTCGCCAGAACTCAGTGAAGAAGGACCGGAAGAGGTCAAGCATCCACGACATCACCACCACAGCCGACACCCAACATGTTCCTCCGCCAGCTCAATTCCCAAACCAAGGAGTCTCGATGGGGTACCAGAACTTCAACTATCCGATGTAAAGCCAATCGACACAGAAAGCTACAGGGTAGTGTATATAAACTACTATTCAAGTGGACAAGTAATCTGTAAAGTTATATTCTTTGTTAGGGCATAGTTAAGTAGGGGATTAGCAAGTGAATACCAGGGGATAGGTTGTGATTTTT
This genomic stretch from Diospyros lotus cultivar Yz01 chromosome 1, ASM1463336v1, whole genome shotgun sequence harbors:
- the LOC127813203 gene encoding putative F-box protein At3g17490 isoform X2, which gives rise to MSTPYNFILLLQKEVAVRIIICFKLLWERVNGLYQSVLSFFRSDSEMPVDKKTKDQNDIIQHLPEELIGNILSRIPAEMLHKSVRFVCKRWAYIICNPHFVEEHFRQAKSGLLLESISSVGRSNFLELRDGLIQLTEIRHDHQLRVVGSCDGVALLIDLVNFSTLYVANPVTKEVAMLPSLEVPMFPLHCSNLIVRVPSTGVYKVVHACFCSRKCHWLVFTVGTDNAWRMFNCQQTFNSKDVDMDKFPVPVGQMIYWTGFDFQVDGITYFLGMEMNDETTHKVPFPKTSREPHAYLRMGDYLASFSTTSADMKFEICVLKDWRRGEWARVYQVHMDIDREPFPCPFVYFPVIWLNNEEVLVFEGLTMDSHFYFFCDVKSGETRFMNLGSSDCFAVYLHTNTLLSWETPK
- the LOC127794038 gene encoding transcription factor SRM1-like gives rise to the protein MFGDRRNDDGWPMMGGDSSAAAAAAMPAAAWTRFEDKLFEHALVVYPEETADRWERIADRLPGKSPEEVRAHYEALVHDVVEIDSGRVELPCYSNESAGWETESRPSQISFGSAAGRPKQGDVERKKGTPWTEEEHRLFLIGLKTYGKGDWRSISRNVVVTRTPTQVASHAQKYYLRQNSVKKDRKRSSIHDITTTADTQHVPPPAQFPNQGVSMGYQNFNYPM
- the LOC127813203 gene encoding putative F-box protein At3g17490 isoform X3; the protein is MPVDKKTKDQNDIIQHLPEELIGNILSRIPAEMLHKSVRFVCKRWAYIICNPHFVEEHFRQAKSGLLLESISSVGRSNFLELRDGLIQLTEIRHDHQLRVVGSCDGVALLIDLVNFSTLYVANPVTKEVAMLPSLEVPMFPLHCSNLIVRVPSTGVYKVVHACFCSRKCHWLVFTVGTDNAWRMFNCQQTFNSKDVDMDKFPVPVGQMIYWTGFDFQVDGITYFLGMEMNDETTHKVPFPKTSREPHAYLRMGDYLASFSTTSADMKFEICVLKDWRRGEWARVYQVHMDIDREPFPCPFVYFPVIWLNNEEVLVFEGLTMDSHFYFFCDVKSGETRFMNLGSSDCFAVYLHTNTLLSWETPK
- the LOC127813203 gene encoding putative F-box protein At3g17490 isoform X1, with the protein product MMRLLVDIFRRTWKEVAVRIIICFKLLWERVNGLYQSVLSFFRSDSEMPVDKKTKDQNDIIQHLPEELIGNILSRIPAEMLHKSVRFVCKRWAYIICNPHFVEEHFRQAKSGLLLESISSVGRSNFLELRDGLIQLTEIRHDHQLRVVGSCDGVALLIDLVNFSTLYVANPVTKEVAMLPSLEVPMFPLHCSNLIVRVPSTGVYKVVHACFCSRKCHWLVFTVGTDNAWRMFNCQQTFNSKDVDMDKFPVPVGQMIYWTGFDFQVDGITYFLGMEMNDETTHKVPFPKTSREPHAYLRMGDYLASFSTTSADMKFEICVLKDWRRGEWARVYQVHMDIDREPFPCPFVYFPVIWLNNEEVLVFEGLTMDSHFYFFCDVKSGETRFMNLGSSDCFAVYLHTNTLLSWETPK